A single genomic interval of Acidovorax sp. 1608163 harbors:
- a CDS encoding ABC transporter permease, producing the protein MTLGWLLRRLAQAALVVWVMTMIVFVGLHSIGNPVDILVGDDMNQAERLAAIARLGLDKPPWQQYLAFVEGAVRGELGKSFVYQEDAVRLILHRLPATLELAVAALLLAVVLGVPLGLWAGMRPEHPLSKGLMAGSIVGFSLPAFWVALMLIMVFSVQLGWLPASGRGETRSLLGVQWSWLTWDGLQHLVLPAFNLALFKISLVLRLTRAGVREVLPQDFVKFARAKGLSPLRVVLMHVLRNTLIPLVTVLGLELGSTIAYAVVTESIFAWPGAGKLILDSINSLDRPVVVAYLMVVVVIFVTLNLLVDVLYRLLDPRVRLEGAA; encoded by the coding sequence ATGACGCTGGGCTGGCTGCTGCGCCGCTTGGCCCAGGCCGCGCTGGTGGTGTGGGTGATGACGATGATCGTCTTTGTGGGCCTGCACTCCATTGGCAACCCGGTGGACATCCTGGTGGGCGACGACATGAACCAGGCCGAACGCCTGGCGGCCATTGCCCGCCTGGGGCTGGACAAGCCCCCGTGGCAGCAATACCTTGCGTTTGTCGAGGGTGCCGTGCGTGGTGAGCTAGGCAAGAGTTTCGTCTACCAAGAAGACGCTGTGCGTCTCATCCTGCACCGTTTGCCCGCCACGCTAGAGCTGGCCGTGGCCGCTTTGCTGCTGGCGGTGGTGCTGGGTGTGCCGCTGGGGCTGTGGGCGGGTATGCGGCCCGAGCATCCGCTGTCCAAAGGGCTTATGGCGGGCAGCATTGTGGGGTTCTCGTTGCCTGCGTTTTGGGTGGCGCTGATGCTCATCATGGTGTTCAGCGTGCAACTGGGCTGGCTGCCCGCCAGTGGCCGGGGCGAGACACGCTCTCTGCTGGGCGTGCAATGGTCCTGGCTGACGTGGGACGGGCTGCAGCACCTGGTGCTGCCCGCGTTCAATCTGGCGCTGTTCAAGATTTCGCTGGTGCTGCGGCTCACACGCGCCGGGGTGCGTGAGGTGCTGCCGCAAGACTTTGTGAAGTTTGCGCGCGCCAAGGGCCTCTCGCCCCTGCGCGTGGTGCTCATGCATGTGCTACGCAACACGCTGATTCCACTGGTCACGGTGCTGGGCCTGGAGCTGGGATCGACCATCGCTTACGCAGTGGTCACCGAGTCCATCTTTGCCTGGCCGGGCGCGGGCAAGCTCATTTTGGACAGCATCAATTCGCTGGACCGCCCCGTGGTGGTTGCTTATCTCATGGTGGTGGTTGTGATCTTTGTGACACTCAATTTGCTGGTGGACGTGCTCTACCGCCTGCTTGACCCGCGCGTGCGGCTGGAGGGCGCAGCATGA
- a CDS encoding FAD-binding oxidoreductase, whose protein sequence is MQTLQKADYIVIGAGIAGASVAWQLAQEEGQGASVLLLERESQPGYHTTGRSAALYMATYGTPNIQALTRASRAFYDAPPPEFGDDPILSPRGVVYVAGPDQLDLLRQTYDEARAASPNVEWVEQAALLAQLPCLKPEAVAAGMSEPEAADIDVHALHQGYLRGLRQRGGQVLTHAEVTALQRQGDVWQVTLADGRVLEAKTIVNAAGAWADVVAGLAGVPPIGLEPRRRTAFTFAVPEGMDAHQWPAVVSVDESFYFKPDAGQLLGSPANADPTHPHDVVPEELDVATGIYHIEEKTTFQIRRPSHTWAGLRSFVPDGDMVIGWDNHVPGFFWLAGQGGYGIQSAAGASLLARQLLRAEPLADSLVREGVSVEGLSPARLR, encoded by the coding sequence ATGCAAACCCTACAAAAGGCAGATTACATCGTCATCGGTGCAGGCATTGCGGGTGCGTCGGTGGCTTGGCAGTTGGCGCAAGAAGAGGGACAGGGCGCGAGCGTGCTGCTGCTCGAGCGCGAATCTCAGCCCGGCTACCACACGACGGGGCGCTCAGCGGCCCTGTACATGGCCACCTACGGCACGCCCAACATCCAGGCGCTGACCCGGGCCAGCCGCGCGTTCTACGACGCGCCGCCGCCGGAATTTGGTGACGACCCCATCCTTTCGCCGCGTGGGGTGGTGTACGTGGCAGGGCCAGACCAGCTGGACTTGCTGCGCCAGACCTATGACGAGGCCCGGGCTGCCTCGCCCAATGTCGAGTGGGTAGAGCAGGCGGCCTTGCTGGCCCAGCTGCCCTGCCTCAAGCCCGAAGCCGTGGCTGCAGGCATGAGCGAGCCCGAAGCCGCCGACATTGACGTGCACGCCCTGCACCAGGGCTACTTGCGGGGGCTGCGCCAGCGGGGCGGGCAGGTGCTGACCCACGCAGAGGTCACAGCTTTGCAACGCCAGGGCGATGTTTGGCAAGTCACGCTGGCCGATGGCAGAGTCTTGGAGGCCAAAACCATCGTCAATGCTGCGGGCGCTTGGGCCGATGTGGTGGCCGGTCTTGCGGGCGTGCCCCCCATCGGGCTGGAGCCGCGCAGGCGCACCGCTTTCACCTTTGCGGTGCCCGAGGGCATGGATGCGCACCAATGGCCCGCCGTGGTGAGCGTGGACGAGAGCTTCTACTTCAAACCCGATGCGGGCCAGCTGCTGGGCTCCCCCGCCAACGCCGACCCGACCCATCCGCACGATGTGGTGCCCGAAGAATTGGATGTGGCCACAGGCATCTACCACATTGAAGAGAAAACCACCTTTCAGATCCGCCGCCCATCCCACACCTGGGCTGGGTTGCGCTCTTTCGTGCCTGATGGGGACATGGTGATTGGCTGGGACAACCATGTCCCGGGATTTTTCTGGCTGGCCGGGCAGGGCGGCTACGGCATTCAAAGCGCAGCAGGTGCATCGCTGCTGGCGCGGCAGCTGTTGCGCGCTGAGCCACTGGCCGACAGCCTGGTCCGCGAGGGTGTCTCCGTCGAAGGCCTGTCACCCGCGCGCCTGCGCTAG
- a CDS encoding YjfB family protein, giving the protein MDVALTNSIVSTATSLASAKTSDALNMVVLKKALDIQATSASTMLNAMQQSMPQPALATSGTLGTQVNTFA; this is encoded by the coding sequence ATGGACGTGGCACTTACCAACAGCATTGTCAGCACCGCCACTTCGCTGGCCAGTGCCAAAACATCGGATGCATTGAACATGGTGGTGCTCAAGAAAGCACTGGACATTCAGGCGACATCGGCCAGCACCATGCTCAATGCCATGCAGCAATCGATGCCGCAGCCCGCCCTGGCCACCAGCGGCACACTGGGCACCCAGGTCAACACTTTTGCCTGA
- a CDS encoding ABC transporter permease: MSGATPTPAVRDRSIWWRVGTDFVQSRVALGGLVVLALVAIAALCAPWITPQNPYDLMQLDVMDARLPPGSTSAEGGYRYVLGTDGQGRDLYSAIIYGLRISLLVGVGSALIAAVLGTLLGLLAAYAGGKVDAALMRLVDLLLSFPTILMALMILAYMGKGIGNVVLTLVLLEWAYYARTARGQALVEARREYVEAARGQGIGPWRIVTGHILPNCLPPLLVIGALQVARAITLEATLSFLGLGVPITEPSLGLLISNGYQYLLSHEYWISFFPGLALLGTIVAINLVGDQLRDVLNPRLEK; the protein is encoded by the coding sequence ATGAGCGGGGCAACACCTACCCCTGCGGTCAGAGACCGCTCGATCTGGTGGCGCGTGGGCACGGACTTTGTGCAATCGCGCGTGGCCCTTGGCGGCTTGGTGGTGCTGGCCCTGGTGGCCATCGCCGCCCTGTGCGCGCCCTGGATCACGCCGCAAAACCCCTACGACCTCATGCAGCTGGATGTGATGGACGCGCGCCTGCCCCCCGGCAGCACCAGTGCAGAGGGCGGCTACCGCTACGTGCTGGGCACCGACGGGCAGGGGCGTGACCTGTATTCGGCCATCATTTACGGCCTGCGCATCAGCTTGCTGGTGGGCGTGGGATCGGCCCTGATTGCGGCGGTGCTGGGCACCCTGTTGGGCCTGCTGGCCGCCTACGCTGGAGGCAAGGTCGATGCGGCGCTGATGCGGTTGGTGGACTTGCTGCTGTCGTTTCCCACCATCCTCATGGCGTTGATGATCCTGGCCTACATGGGCAAGGGCATTGGCAACGTGGTGCTCACGCTGGTGCTGCTGGAATGGGCCTACTACGCCCGCACCGCCCGGGGCCAGGCCCTGGTGGAGGCGCGGCGCGAATACGTCGAAGCAGCTCGGGGGCAGGGCATTGGGCCCTGGCGCATTGTCACCGGGCACATCCTGCCCAACTGCCTGCCGCCGCTGCTGGTCATTGGTGCGCTGCAGGTGGCACGCGCCATCACGCTGGAGGCCACGCTGTCCTTCCTGGGTCTGGGCGTGCCCATCACCGAGCCATCGCTCGGGCTGCTTATCTCCAACGGCTACCAATATCTGCTGTCCCACGAGTACTGGATCAGCTTCTTCCCGGGCCTGGCGCTGCTGGGCACCATCGTGGCCATCAATCTGGTGGGTGACCAATTGCGCGATGTGCTGAACCCAAGGCTAGAAAAATGA
- a CDS encoding amidase yields the protein MTTHSPLVELTANELRERIGTREVSPVELLEACIERIEAINPHINAITATCYDRARTEAKAAEQAVLRGEPLGLLHGLPLGVKDLEATAGLLTTYGSEIYRDHIPAQDNVLVARLRAAGAIVAGKTNIPEMGAGANSRNTVWGATGNPFNPNLNAGGSSGGSAAALACDLLPVCTGSDTGGSLRIPASICGVVGFRPSPGVVPSSRKLLGWTPISVVGPMGRTVEEACLQLAATAGMSAGDPLSYPLDPSSFLLPETVDLSRLRVAYTEDFGACSVDDGIRSVFRSKVQAMKHLFASCDAIDVDLGDVHRCFDVLRAEAFVASTRDAYERDPASLGPNTRANYEMGAAMTLLDSAWAQAEQTRILARFQKLYEHYDVILAPTTPVSPFAWTQLFASHINGEPQANYYRWLALTYVTTLTTHPALSLPCGLDAQGMPFGLQIVGRFRADRHTLGVGHALEKAFKGIAGLARPRPDLAKLRATRAEPALTSIATGAPDPRDARSLPRDDRAASAALVSAV from the coding sequence ATGACCACACACAGCCCTTTGGTTGAGCTGACCGCGAACGAATTGCGCGAGCGCATCGGCACCCGCGAGGTGTCGCCCGTTGAATTGCTGGAGGCCTGCATCGAGCGCATCGAGGCGATCAACCCCCACATCAACGCGATCACGGCCACTTGCTACGACCGTGCCCGCACCGAAGCCAAGGCGGCTGAGCAAGCGGTGCTGCGCGGCGAACCACTGGGCTTGTTGCACGGCTTGCCGTTGGGCGTGAAGGACCTTGAAGCCACGGCTGGCCTGCTGACCACCTACGGCTCGGAGATTTACCGCGACCATATCCCCGCGCAGGACAACGTGCTGGTGGCCCGCCTGCGTGCGGCGGGCGCCATCGTGGCAGGCAAGACCAACATTCCTGAAATGGGAGCGGGTGCCAATTCGCGCAACACGGTGTGGGGGGCCACGGGCAACCCTTTCAACCCCAATTTGAACGCAGGCGGCTCGTCGGGCGGCTCTGCGGCTGCGCTGGCCTGCGACCTGTTGCCCGTGTGCACAGGGTCCGACACGGGCGGCTCGCTGCGCATTCCCGCATCCATCTGCGGCGTGGTGGGGTTCAGACCCTCGCCGGGTGTGGTGCCCAGCTCGCGCAAGCTGCTGGGCTGGACGCCCATCTCGGTCGTCGGCCCCATGGGCCGCACGGTGGAAGAAGCCTGCCTGCAACTGGCCGCCACAGCAGGCATGTCGGCGGGCGACCCGCTGAGCTACCCGCTGGACCCGAGCAGCTTCCTGCTGCCCGAAACCGTGGATTTGAGCCGCTTGCGCGTGGCCTACACCGAGGACTTTGGTGCCTGTTCGGTGGACGACGGCATCCGCAGCGTCTTTCGCAGCAAAGTGCAGGCCATGAAGCACCTTTTTGCCAGCTGCGATGCCATCGACGTGGACCTGGGCGACGTGCACCGCTGCTTTGATGTGCTGCGCGCTGAAGCCTTTGTGGCCAGCACGCGGGATGCTTACGAACGCGACCCTGCCAGCCTGGGCCCCAACACCCGCGCCAATTACGAAATGGGTGCCGCCATGACGCTGTTGGACAGCGCCTGGGCGCAGGCGGAGCAAACGCGCATCCTGGCCCGGTTCCAGAAACTGTATGAGCACTACGACGTGATCCTGGCGCCCACCACGCCGGTTTCGCCATTTGCCTGGACGCAACTGTTTGCCAGCCACATCAACGGCGAGCCGCAGGCTAACTACTACCGCTGGCTGGCGCTGACCTATGTCACCACGCTGACCACGCACCCCGCGCTGAGCCTGCCCTGCGGGCTGGATGCGCAGGGCATGCCGTTTGGCTTGCAGATCGTGGGCCGCTTCCGTGCCGACCGGCACACGCTGGGCGTGGGGCATGCGCTAGAAAAAGCCTTCAAGGGCATTGCCGGGCTGGCGCGCCCCAGGCCCGATTTGGCCAAACTGCGGGCCACCCGTGCCGAGCCCGCATTGACCTCTATCGCCACGGGGGCGCCCGACCCGCGTGATGCGCGCAGCTTGCCCCGCGACGACCGTGCGGCCTCGGCTGCGCTGGTGTCTGCGGTTTGA
- a CDS encoding tripartite tricarboxylate transporter substrate binding protein → MNRKKLLLSAMMCAMGAAAWAPAMAQEGNYPTKPITLVVPFPAGGATDVLGRVIAKKLGDKLGQNVVVDNKGGGGTTIGAAYVAKAAPDGYTLLISSGTTFTVNPAVRPKLPYDPVKSFEPIGITGRTGLILLANKDVPVADVKQFVAALKAAPEKYSYGSFGAGTTSQFAGEMFFHAAGVKIQHVPYKGSAPAMTDLIGGQIPFTVDTVSAALPHLKDGKVKAIAVTTAKRTSLLPKVPTLAESGYPGLDMDTWLAVVAPRGLPPAVKSRLELTLAQVVSDPETRDKLLSMGFEPAYGSSRALGELIDKELPLMRAIAQRASITAD, encoded by the coding sequence ATGAACCGCAAGAAGCTGCTTTTGTCCGCCATGATGTGTGCCATGGGGGCTGCAGCATGGGCCCCCGCCATGGCGCAAGAGGGCAACTACCCCACCAAACCCATCACGCTGGTGGTGCCCTTTCCTGCAGGCGGTGCCACCGATGTGCTGGGCCGTGTGATTGCCAAGAAGCTGGGCGACAAGCTGGGCCAGAACGTGGTGGTAGACAACAAAGGCGGCGGTGGCACCACCATTGGCGCCGCCTATGTGGCCAAGGCGGCCCCGGACGGCTACACGCTGCTGATCAGCTCGGGCACCACCTTCACGGTGAACCCTGCGGTGCGCCCCAAGCTGCCTTACGACCCTGTCAAGAGCTTTGAGCCCATCGGCATCACCGGCCGCACAGGCCTGATCCTGCTGGCCAACAAAGATGTGCCGGTGGCCGACGTGAAGCAGTTTGTGGCAGCGCTCAAGGCCGCGCCTGAAAAGTACTCCTATGGTTCGTTTGGCGCGGGCACCACCTCGCAGTTCGCGGGTGAAATGTTCTTCCACGCTGCGGGCGTGAAGATCCAGCACGTGCCCTACAAGGGCAGCGCCCCAGCCATGACGGATTTGATTGGCGGGCAAATTCCCTTCACCGTGGACACGGTCTCAGCCGCCTTGCCGCACCTCAAGGACGGCAAGGTCAAAGCTATTGCCGTCACCACCGCCAAGCGCACTTCCTTGCTGCCTAAGGTACCTACGCTGGCGGAGAGCGGCTATCCCGGCCTGGACATGGACACGTGGCTGGCCGTGGTGGCGCCGCGTGGCCTGCCACCAGCTGTCAAGTCGCGCCTGGAGCTGACGCTGGCACAGGTGGTGTCTGACCCGGAAACCCGCGATAAGCTCCTGAGCATGGGCTTTGAGCCCGCCTATGGCTCGTCCAGAGCCCTCGGCGAATTGATTGACAAAGAGCTGCCCTTGATGCGCGCCATTGCCCAGCGTGCCAGCATCACAGCAGACTGA
- a CDS encoding ABC transporter ATP-binding protein, protein MTDSLLEVRNLVTRFHTRAGVLPVVDGVSFVIGRGKVLGLVGESGSGKSVTGFSIMGLVDAPGRIEGGQVLLNGQDTTQLSEAERRALRGNRMAMIFQDPMATLNPVLRIDVQMMETVLAHRKVSKAQAREQAAQTLALMGIPSPHERLLAYPHQLSGGMRQRVAIAIAMLHGPDLIIADEPTTALDVTIQAQILSEVQKLVRERGTSLIWISHDLSVVAGLADEIAVMYAGRIVEQGTVDQVLDHPQHPYTQGLIGSLPSANRRGARLRQIPGMAPQLLNMPAGCAFAPRCDRASAACGQKPELLAVASAAGQGDAGTHRVRCFHPGAGTASPLAEAA, encoded by the coding sequence ATGACCGACTCTCTTCTTGAAGTGCGCAATCTGGTCACCCGCTTCCACACCCGCGCAGGGGTGCTGCCGGTGGTCGATGGCGTGTCGTTTGTCATTGGGCGCGGCAAGGTGCTGGGCCTGGTGGGGGAGTCGGGCTCTGGCAAGTCGGTCACCGGTTTTTCCATCATGGGCCTGGTCGATGCGCCGGGGCGCATCGAGGGTGGGCAGGTACTGCTGAACGGGCAAGACACTACCCAGCTGAGCGAGGCCGAGCGCCGTGCGCTGCGCGGCAACCGCATGGCCATGATCTTTCAGGACCCCATGGCCACCCTCAACCCCGTGCTGCGCATTGACGTGCAGATGATGGAGACGGTGCTGGCACACCGCAAGGTGTCCAAAGCCCAGGCGCGTGAGCAGGCCGCACAGACGCTGGCGCTCATGGGCATCCCCAGTCCGCACGAGCGGCTGCTGGCCTACCCGCACCAGCTCTCGGGCGGCATGCGCCAGCGCGTGGCCATTGCCATTGCCATGCTGCATGGGCCCGACCTCATCATTGCCGACGAACCCACCACGGCGCTGGACGTGACCATCCAGGCCCAGATACTGTCTGAGGTGCAAAAACTGGTGCGCGAGCGCGGCACCTCGCTGATCTGGATCAGCCACGACCTGTCGGTGGTGGCCGGGCTGGCAGACGAGATTGCCGTCATGTACGCCGGCCGCATCGTGGAGCAGGGCACGGTGGACCAGGTGCTGGACCACCCCCAACACCCCTACACCCAGGGCCTGATTGGCAGCCTGCCCAGCGCCAACCGGCGCGGCGCGCGGCTGCGGCAAATCCCGGGCATGGCGCCCCAATTACTGAACATGCCCGCAGGCTGCGCCTTTGCCCCCCGGTGCGACCGGGCCAGCGCGGCTTGTGGCCAAAAGCCAGAGTTGTTGGCGGTGGCGTCGGCAGCGGGCCAGGGCGATGCTGGCACGCACCGCGTGCGTTGCTTTCACCCCGGCGCTGGCACGGCGTCCCCATTGGCGGAGGCCGCATGA
- a CDS encoding NAD(P)/FAD-dependent oxidoreductase: MTLPSPAEPSATTAVSGDALGLPALEARLRQDLQWLCLPAKPWVPARTVDGQEVLDVAIVGGGMGGLALAASLRNLGVQARIFDKAPVGFEGPWATTARMETLRSPKELTGPALGLPALTFRAWFEAQFGLEQWQALDKIPRLQWADYLRWYRQVLGLDVRNHQHLQDVQPRGDGVVQLSLRDETPGAAPRPYTVLARHAVLATGRDGLGGPWLPDWATQVPRERWVHSSHEWDGEALRGLRVAVIGGGSSAMDAAATALEHGAARVDLLIRRAELPRVNKGKGAGNPGMSQGFWALPDEWKWRFRRYINISQVPPPHGSTLRVSRHTNAHFHLNTPVTGVQQRSDGVLRIDTGKGPLAADFVIFCTGFRTDWGQRPEFARLAPHVRTWGDRFAPADGVPDAELAGSPDLGPVFEFQPRTPGALPGLERVHCFNYAAALSQGAGAGDIPQISDGAQRLARGLAAGLLAQDVQTHYSAMQAYAEPELDGTEWTPAEFPPYDEAVPAGAAEPVAQA, encoded by the coding sequence ATGACATTACCGTCCCCCGCTGAACCCTCCGCCACGACCGCAGTGTCTGGCGACGCCCTTGGTTTGCCTGCCCTGGAGGCGCGCCTGCGCCAAGACCTGCAGTGGCTGTGCCTGCCCGCCAAGCCCTGGGTGCCTGCGCGCACGGTCGATGGGCAAGAGGTGTTGGACGTGGCCATCGTTGGCGGTGGTATGGGCGGGCTGGCGCTGGCTGCGTCGCTGCGCAACCTGGGGGTACAAGCCCGCATTTTTGACAAGGCACCCGTTGGCTTTGAGGGCCCTTGGGCCACCACGGCGCGCATGGAAACCCTGCGCAGCCCCAAAGAGCTCACGGGCCCCGCGCTGGGCCTGCCCGCGCTGACCTTCCGCGCCTGGTTCGAGGCCCAGTTTGGCCTGGAGCAGTGGCAAGCACTCGACAAAATTCCGCGCCTGCAATGGGCCGACTACCTTCGCTGGTACCGCCAGGTGCTGGGCCTGGATGTGCGCAACCACCAGCATTTGCAAGATGTGCAACCGCGTGGCGACGGCGTGGTGCAACTGAGCCTGCGGGACGAAACCCCGGGCGCAGCGCCCCGGCCCTACACCGTGCTGGCCCGCCATGCCGTGCTGGCCACCGGGCGCGACGGCCTGGGTGGCCCTTGGCTGCCCGACTGGGCCACCCAGGTGCCGCGTGAGCGCTGGGTGCATTCCTCACACGAGTGGGATGGGGAAGCACTGCGCGGCCTGCGTGTGGCCGTGATTGGCGGTGGCTCGTCGGCCATGGACGCCGCCGCAACGGCGCTGGAGCATGGCGCTGCACGCGTGGATTTGCTGATCCGCCGCGCCGAGCTGCCGCGCGTCAACAAAGGCAAGGGGGCAGGCAACCCCGGCATGTCCCAGGGCTTCTGGGCCCTGCCTGACGAGTGGAAGTGGCGCTTTCGGCGGTACATCAACATCTCGCAAGTGCCGCCACCCCATGGCAGCACACTGCGGGTATCGCGCCATACCAACGCGCATTTCCACCTGAACACCCCCGTGACCGGCGTGCAGCAGCGCAGCGATGGCGTGCTGCGCATCGACACCGGCAAAGGCCCACTGGCCGCCGACTTTGTGATTTTCTGCACCGGCTTTCGCACCGACTGGGGCCAGCGGCCTGAGTTTGCGCGGCTGGCTCCCCATGTGCGCACCTGGGGTGATCGGTTCGCGCCAGCCGATGGTGTGCCCGATGCTGAGCTGGCGGGCTCGCCCGACCTGGGGCCGGTGTTTGAGTTCCAGCCGCGCACGCCGGGGGCCTTGCCGGGGCTGGAGCGCGTGCATTGCTTCAACTACGCCGCAGCGTTGTCGCAAGGCGCGGGCGCTGGCGACATTCCGCAAATCAGCGATGGTGCGCAGCGCCTGGCCCGTGGGCTGGCGGCAGGCCTGCTGGCGCAGGACGTGCAAACCCATTACAGCGCCATGCAGGCCTATGCCGAGCCCGAGCTGGACGGCACGGAATGGACACCCGCTGAGTTTCCGCCCTACGACGAAGCCGTGCCAGCCGGTGCGGCTGAACCGGTGGCACAGGCATGA
- a CDS encoding LysR family transcriptional regulator — protein sequence MEIRQLEAFAAVMTSGSVTGAARLLDRSQPAITRLVQELEAEIGYALFVRSGPRVTPTEQAYLLYGDVERALGGLRHIRARAADIARGSAAQPLVLAATSALAVGLMPQALRALEARNGVTPVRLRSAAPEQVVQDVLNGVVQLGASSLPLEHKGLQVLWLGQAPCVAVLAANDPLAALPVVPLAALAQRRIVTMSNPYRLRHRLNAVWPQAAGAADAALQQPFIETNSSINAQALVRAGLGVAVLEPLTALGAPAEGVVVRPLDLSIPFDFGVVVPAGRPISEPVQALANALLLAAQAVPGFVQHSAAEQVRLLQGKAAAPELSDNF from the coding sequence ATGGAAATTCGCCAACTTGAAGCCTTCGCAGCTGTGATGACCTCCGGGAGCGTGACAGGCGCCGCCCGCTTGCTCGACCGCTCTCAGCCCGCCATCACGCGTTTGGTGCAAGAGCTGGAGGCGGAGATTGGCTACGCCCTGTTTGTGCGCAGTGGCCCCCGTGTCACACCCACCGAGCAGGCCTACCTGCTGTATGGCGATGTGGAGCGCGCCTTGGGGGGCTTGCGGCACATCCGTGCCCGCGCTGCAGACATCGCGCGGGGCAGTGCCGCGCAACCCCTGGTGCTGGCGGCCACCTCTGCACTGGCCGTGGGCTTGATGCCGCAGGCCTTGCGGGCGCTGGAGGCCCGCAACGGAGTGACGCCGGTGCGCCTGCGTTCGGCGGCGCCCGAACAGGTGGTGCAAGACGTGCTCAACGGCGTGGTGCAGCTGGGCGCCAGCAGCCTGCCTTTGGAACACAAGGGCCTGCAGGTGCTGTGGCTGGGCCAGGCGCCTTGCGTGGCAGTGCTTGCGGCCAATGACCCGTTGGCCGCGTTGCCCGTGGTGCCACTCGCGGCCCTGGCGCAGCGCCGCATCGTGACCATGAGCAACCCCTACCGATTGCGCCACCGGCTCAACGCGGTGTGGCCCCAGGCTGCGGGCGCAGCAGATGCCGCGCTGCAGCAGCCCTTCATCGAAACCAACTCCTCCATCAACGCCCAGGCCTTGGTGCGCGCCGGGCTGGGCGTGGCGGTGCTGGAGCCGCTGACCGCGCTGGGCGCGCCCGCCGAAGGGGTGGTGGTGCGGCCGCTGGATTTGTCCATACCGTTTGACTTTGGCGTGGTGGTGCCTGCGGGCCGCCCCATCAGCGAGCCCGTGCAGGCGCTGGCCAACGCGCTGCTGCTGGCCGCCCAGGCCGTGCCGGGTTTCGTGCAGCACAGCGCTGCTGAGCAGGTGCGGCTGTTGCAAGGCAAGGCAGCGGCGCCTGAATTGAGTGACAACTTTTGA
- a CDS encoding YigZ family protein: MPQTLAAPAHSELIIKKSRFIGCVQPMPDRASAQAVVDALWKQHPGAAHVCWALLAGGQSAAVDDGEPSGTAGRPMLDVMRHQDLEGVLATVVRYFGGVKLGAGGLVRAYTDCVAQALLTAPKVVLQAMATLECSVPYSLEGLLRREIDAVGAELLRVDHGSLVTLQWRLPKSQAAACQQRINDSGQGRVGWIEAREM; the protein is encoded by the coding sequence ATGCCCCAGACCCTGGCCGCCCCGGCCCACAGCGAACTCATCATCAAGAAAAGCCGCTTCATCGGCTGCGTGCAGCCCATGCCTGACCGGGCCAGTGCGCAAGCCGTGGTGGATGCGCTATGGAAGCAACACCCCGGCGCGGCCCATGTGTGCTGGGCATTGTTGGCCGGCGGGCAGTCGGCTGCGGTCGACGATGGCGAGCCCAGCGGCACGGCCGGCCGCCCCATGCTGGACGTGATGCGCCACCAGGACCTGGAAGGCGTTCTGGCCACCGTGGTGCGCTACTTTGGCGGCGTGAAACTGGGCGCTGGAGGCCTGGTGCGGGCCTATACCGACTGCGTGGCCCAGGCGCTGCTGACCGCCCCCAAGGTGGTGCTACAGGCCATGGCCACACTCGAATGCAGCGTGCCCTATTCGCTAGAGGGGCTGCTGCGCCGCGAAATTGACGCGGTTGGGGCGGAGCTGCTGCGGGTGGACCATGGTTCACTGGTCACACTGCAGTGGCGGCTACCGAAAAGCCAGGCCGCTGCTTGCCAACAGCGCATCAATGACAGTGGCCAAGGCCGGGTGGGATGGATTGAAGCCCGCGAGATGTAA